A window of Mytilus edulis chromosome 10, xbMytEdul2.2, whole genome shotgun sequence contains these coding sequences:
- the LOC139492867 gene encoding uncharacterized protein, which produces MANHTFQRDENQEKLKSPKSLQCRFHDTEEYTIFCKDCKDFMCFKCIGQLHQKHDLSQLQGAEEDIRKEMKDLLFKNKYAEQLNSLSDKVSDKEKELVQDEESLKRKIRTSVNKMKQNIDLAEERLLSVLCNAHESYQISLQEQKTNINNLQREIANLDVDKLPEYNMNHVIFSLSDMKLCSASCDKIINHPKPSFKQTMAFSIGNVILLEDNLKGDVSALPSSSDISVQTEFSEDSDIQWFDAEDMEEEDLIEISSDELQMSTRLIFN; this is translated from the coding sequence ATGGCGAATCATACGTTTCAACGAGACGAAAATCAAGAGAAACTTAAATCGCCGAAATCACTGCAGTGTAGATTCCATGACACAGAAGAATACACGATATTTTGCAAAGATTGTAAGGACTTCATGTGTTTTAAATGCATCGGTCAGTTACACCAAAAACACGACTTGAGTCAATTGCAAGGTGCCGAGGAAGACATTCGTAAAGAAATGAAGGATCTGTTATTTAAGAACAAATATGCTGAACAACTTAATTCACTGAGCGATAAAGTTTCGGATAAAGAGAAAGAACTTGTACAAGATGAGGAAAGTCTTAAACGTAAAATAAGAACTAGTGTAAACAAAATGAAGCAAAACATTGATCTAGCGGAGGAACGCCTATTGTCAGTGTTATGTAATGCACACGAAAGCTATCAAATATCTCTAcaagaacaaaagacaaatatcaaTAATTTACAAAGAGAAATCGCTAATTTAGACGTTGATAAGCTTCCCGAGTATAACATGAATCATGTTATTTTTAGTTTGTCTGATATGAAGCTTTGTTCCGCGTCGTGTGACAAAATTATAAATCATCCAAAACCGAGCTTTAAACAAACTATGGCGTTTTCAATTGGAAATGTGATCCTTTTAGAAGACAATCTTAAAGGTGATGTATCAGCATTGCCTTCAAGCTCTGACATATCAGTTCAAACAGAATTTTCTGAGGATTCAGACATTCAATGGTTTGATGCTGAAGACATGGAGGAAGAGGATTTAATCGAAATCTCATCCGATGAACTACAGATGAGTACCCGATTAATTTTCAACTAA